In Kwoniella pini CBS 10737 chromosome 4, complete sequence, one DNA window encodes the following:
- a CDS encoding isocitrate lyase, whose amino-acid sequence MASEYWLAPSSIEQWWSSPSQKDIKRPYSTDTVASLRDVFPENHHSNAMALKLRNIFEKVQNDKLVNLTTSVIDPVTAQVMAEVGFETLYVSGGMSANTDTATDDPGPDLADYTYDTVPKKVTTIYRSQLLHSRTARVNGTGKHDLPLLPIIADADSGHGQHTAIMKLVKLFVQSGVSGFHLDDLVSGVKRHDGKDGLSSVIVPSNEYLKRLVAAKLQLDIMGSEVVLIARTDAETATHITSTIDHRDRPFILGATVELPHHYIHAEGNSGKDEWKREAKLSTLDEAFKNSNPDLYDNFSNQTKDLNVSEALSAARKLDPSFYWNYESPRTSEGWYAYKGGVEAAISRATFAANISDMVWACAHFYNSDVAERFSKGVQNVHPGKWMAYNITGGFPQDGSADNEIKTIPSKLASLGYVWLFLPIGGLTAVGLGSKLAMRAIKDEGLYGYLSQVSRPAAAHHADGTSPEWWWKIMGKLADDAADAIGQGS is encoded by the exons ATGGCATCGGAGTATTGGCTTGCTCCTTCATCGATTGAGCAATGGTGGTCCTCACCTTCTCAGAAGGATATCAAAAGACCTTACTCAACTGATACGGTAGCTTCACTTCGGGATGTCTTCCCGGAAAATCACCATTCAAATGCAATGGCATTGAAATTACGAAACATTTTCGAAAAGGtacaaaatgataaattagtGAATCTGACTACCAGTGTAATCGATCCTGTTACTGCTCAAGTCATGGCGGAAGTTGGATTTG AAACCCTTTATGTTTCCGGTGGAATGTCTGCAAATACTGATACGGCAACAGATGACCCGGGACCTGATCTT GCAGACTATACGTATGATACTGTACCGAAAAAAGTGACTACAATCTATCGATCACAATTACTACATTCCCGCACAGCTAGAGTGAACGGAACTGGCAAACAcgatttacctttattacCCATAATCGCAGATGCCGACTCAGGTCATGGACAACATACAGCAATTATGAAATTGGTCAAATTGTTTGTACAAAGTGGAGTATCCGGATTTCATTTAGACGATTTGGTTTCAGGTGTAAAGCGACATGATGGCAAAGATGGTTTATCTAGTGTGATAGTACCTTCAAATGAATACCTAAAAAGATTAGTGGCGGCAAAATTACAATTGGATATCATGGG CTCAGAAGTTGTGTTGATAGCTCGAACGGATGCCGAGACAGCTACACACATTACTTCTACCATTGATCATAGGGATAGACCTTTCATATTAGGTGCAACAGTCGAATTACCCCATCACTACATACATGCAGAGGGGAATTCGGGTAAAGACGAATGGAAGAGAGAAGcaaaattatcaacattAGATGAGGCCTTCAAGAATTCAAATCCTGACTTGTACGACAATTTCAGTAATCAGACGAAGGATCTGAACGTTTCCGAAGCTTTATCAGCAGCTAGAAAGCTGGATCCATCGTTCTATTGGAATTATGAAAGTCCCAGGACATCTGAAGGATGGTATGCCTATAAAGGAGGAGTGGAAGCTGCAATCAGTAGAGCCACTTTCGCGGCTAACATATCAGATATGGTTTGGGCTTGTGCTCATTTCTACAATTCCGATGTGGCGGAACGATTCTCTAAAGGAGTTCAAAATGTTCATCCTGGTAAATGGATGGCTTATAATATCACAGGTGGCTTCCCCCAAGATG GCTCAGCAGACAACGAAATCAAGACGATACCGTCAAAATTAGCATCACTAGGCTATGTATGGCTTTTCCTTCCTATCGGCGGATTAACAGCTGTTGGACTAGGTTCTAAATTGGCCATGAGAGCTatcaaagatgaaggtCTATACGGATATCTGTCACAGGTCTCTAGACCAGCTGCTGCTCATCACGCAGATGGCACTAGTCCGGAATGGTGGTGGAAAATTATGGGTAAGTTGGCTGACGATGCCGCTGATGCTATCGGACAAGGTTCATAG